The Theobroma cacao cultivar B97-61/B2 chromosome 2, Criollo_cocoa_genome_V2, whole genome shotgun sequence genome includes the window ACTCGAAAAAGGCTTACCTTTAGGAAGCGGCCTTGGTTCCAGCGCAGCTTCCGCCGCTGCAGCCGCCGTGGCGGTCAACGAACTTTTCGGCGCCAAACTCGGAGCTGACCAGCTGATTCTCGCCGGATTAGAATCCGAAGCAAAAGTGTCCGGTTATCACGCCGATAATATCGCTCCGGCAGTCATGGGAGGTTTCGTTCTAATCAAAAGCTACGAACCTCTAGAATTAAAACCCTTAATTTTCCCCAATAATCAGGAACTGTTTTTCATATTAGTTAGCCCGGAATTCGAGGCCCCCACCAAGAAAATGCGGGCGGCTCTGCCCGCGGAAATCGGGATGCCGCAACACGTGTGGAATTGTAGCCAAGCGGGTGCATTGGTGGCTTCGGTGTTGGAGGGTGACGTGGCGGGGTTGGGGAAGGCGTTGTCGTCGGACAAGATCGTGGAACCGAAACGTGCGCCGTTGATTCCGGGGATGGAAGGGGTCAAGAAGGCTGCGATCGAAACCGGTGCTTTTGGGTGTACGATTAGTGGGGCGGGGCCGACGGCTGTGGCTGTGATTGATAATGAAGACAAAGGGAAGGTGATCGGGGAAAAGATGGTGGAGGCGTTTTTAAAAGAAGGGAATTTGAGGTCGGTGTCTATGGTTAAAAGACTCGATAGAGTTGGTGCTAGGCTTGTCGACAGTTTTCCCAGATGATGATCAAATTAAGTGAGGAATAGCTTTGAATCAAGTTATAAGATATGAACATGTGGTTTTGAGTTTGAGAGTTGTAGCCCAATTGCAACAAATTACTTTGTTGCTTATACCATGAGCTTTGGTGAATAAAAGCTTCAACTTTCTTCATGGCTACCCAATCCATTCACCTTTCCCGAAATAAAGAGACATCTTCCGGGTCTTTaccttttgtctttttaacTTTCCGTTCTTGGCAACCATGATATATCATAATGTAACATTtgaataagaaaatta containing:
- the LOC18608368 gene encoding homoserine kinase, with translation MAICFQFQSPLKPINIPPSSTKKAPIFRCKASFSTTITTEPEPVFTSVKSFAPATVANLGPGFDFLGAAVDGLGDFVSVSLDTSVRPGHVSISEISGSSKLSSNPLFNCAGIAAIAAMKMLNIRSFGISLKLEKGLPLGSGLGSSAASAAAAAVAVNELFGAKLGADQLILAGLESEAKVSGYHADNIAPAVMGGFVLIKSYEPLELKPLIFPNNQELFFILVSPEFEAPTKKMRAALPAEIGMPQHVWNCSQAGALVASVLEGDVAGLGKALSSDKIVEPKRAPLIPGMEGVKKAAIETGAFGCTISGAGPTAVAVIDNEDKGKVIGEKMVEAFLKEGNLRSVSMVKRLDRVGARLVDSFPR